The Zingiber officinale cultivar Zhangliang chromosome 9A, Zo_v1.1, whole genome shotgun sequence genome window below encodes:
- the LOC122019226 gene encoding DEAD-box ATP-dependent RNA helicase 27-like — protein MEQIFKRLPKTRQTALFTATQTKQVEDFANLSFKEKPVYVGVDDGRSKVTVEGLQQGYCVVPSNKRFLVLYAFLKRNLSKKIMVFFSSCNLVKYHSELLRYIHVDCLDIHGKQKQQKQTSTFFELCKAEKGRYCSALMLLLVDLIFLLW, from the exons ATGGAGCAAATATTTAAGCGGCTGCCAAAG ACAAGGCAAACTGCTCTATTTACAGCTACCCAAACTAAGCAG gtTGAGGATTTTGCGAACTTGTCATTTAAGGAAAAGCCTGTATATGTAGGTGTTGATGATGGAAGGTCGAAG GTGACCGTCGAAGGGTTGCAGCAGGGCTATTGTGTCGTGCCTAGCAATAAAAGGTTTCTGGTCTTGTATGCTTTTCTTAAGAGGAACCTTTCGAAGAAGATAATGGTCTTCTTCTCCTCATGCAATTTGGTCAAGTACCATTCTGAGCTTCTCAGATACATTCATGTCGATTGTCTCGATATCCATGGAAAgcagaagcagcagaaacaaactaGTACATTCTTTGAGTTATGCAAAGCCGAAAAGGGTAGATACTGCTCTGCACTGATGTTGCTGCTCGTGGACTTGATATTCCTACTGTGGTAA